A genomic region of Rhizobium sp. NXC24 contains the following coding sequences:
- a CDS encoding alpha/beta hydrolase, producing MFAETRHLDSPTGATLAYHHAPADGAARGMLLVSHGLAEHSRRYERFAAAMAARGFHVYAHDHRGHGETKAVDAPLGRFARRNGVDAVIADVLAMRELAATAHPGLPIILFGHSMGGLISLNVAVTHPDKFDAVTVWNSNFNPGLAGRAAQIILKAERMLKGSDVPSGLLPKLTFGAWGQSIANRRTEFDWLSRIPEEVDKYIADPLCGFDASVSLWLDIFELTFRAPQRDHLDRLRRDMPIHLIGGRHDPATNNGKAISWLSDHLKKAGFSHTTMTIYQDMRHETLNEIGAATTISDFADWCQQVTAKD from the coding sequence ATGTTTGCCGAAACGAGGCATTTGGATAGTCCGACGGGCGCGACGCTCGCCTATCATCATGCGCCGGCAGATGGCGCCGCGCGTGGCATGCTTCTCGTCAGCCACGGTCTTGCCGAACATTCCCGTCGCTATGAACGCTTCGCCGCAGCGATGGCAGCGCGCGGCTTTCATGTCTATGCTCACGATCATCGCGGCCACGGCGAGACAAAAGCTGTCGATGCGCCACTCGGCCGCTTCGCAAGGCGCAATGGTGTCGATGCGGTCATTGCCGATGTGCTGGCGATGCGCGAGCTTGCCGCAACCGCCCATCCCGGCCTGCCGATCATTCTCTTCGGCCACTCCATGGGCGGGCTGATCAGCCTCAACGTAGCCGTGACGCATCCCGACAAGTTCGATGCCGTCACCGTTTGGAACTCGAATTTCAACCCTGGTCTCGCCGGGCGCGCGGCGCAGATCATCCTGAAGGCAGAACGCATGCTGAAGGGGTCCGATGTCCCGAGCGGGCTGTTGCCGAAGCTGACCTTCGGCGCCTGGGGCCAATCGATCGCCAACCGCCGCACCGAATTCGATTGGCTATCCCGTATTCCCGAAGAGGTGGATAAGTACATTGCCGACCCGCTCTGCGGCTTCGATGCCTCGGTGTCGCTGTGGCTGGATATTTTCGAACTGACCTTCCGTGCACCACAAAGGGATCACCTCGATCGGCTTCGGCGCGACATGCCGATCCATCTTATCGGCGGCAGGCATGACCCGGCGACGAACAATGGAAAAGCAATTTCCTGGCTGTCAGATCATTTGAAAAAGGCCGGCTTCTCGCATACCACCATGACCATCTATCAGGACATGCGGCATGAGACTCTGAACGAGATCGGTGCGGCCACAACCATTTCGGATTTTGCCGACTGGTGTCAGCAAGTGACGGCAAAGGACTGA
- the ettA gene encoding energy-dependent translational throttle protein EttA: MARQFIYHMAGLNKAYGAKKILENIHLSFYPDAKIGILGPNGAGKSTVLRIMAGLDKEYTGEAWLAEGATIGYLAQEPQLDPNKTVFENVMEGVAKKTEILNRYNELMMNYSDETADEGAKLQDIIDSQNLWDLESQVEMAMEALCCPPRDAEVTSLSGGERRRIALCRLLLSQPDLLLLDEPTNHLDAETIAWLEKHLRDYPGAVMMITHDRYFLDNVTGWILELDRGRGIPYEGNYSAYLQAKAKRMLQEAREEAGRQKAISREQEWIASSPKARQAKSKARINAYEQLVDAAENQRPGDAQIIIPVSERLGQVVIEMEGITKGFEGRTLVNDLSIKLPPGGIVGIIGPNGAGKTTLFKMITGQEKPDSGSIRIGETVHLSYVDQSRDALDGNKTVWEEISGGAEIIKLGKFDMNSRAYCGAFNFKGGDQQQKVGNLSGGQRNRVHLAKMLKAGGNVLLLDEPTNDLDTETLGALESALENFAGCAIIISHDRMFLDRLATHILAFEGEGHVEWFEGNFEDYEQDKIRRLGPDALNPGSQAHKRLTR; this comes from the coding sequence ATGGCACGTCAGTTCATCTATCATATGGCCGGTCTAAATAAGGCCTATGGCGCCAAGAAGATCCTCGAAAATATTCATCTCTCTTTTTATCCCGACGCCAAGATCGGCATTCTCGGCCCGAACGGTGCCGGTAAGTCGACCGTGCTGCGCATCATGGCCGGCCTCGACAAGGAATATACTGGCGAAGCCTGGTTGGCCGAAGGCGCCACTATCGGCTACCTGGCGCAGGAGCCTCAGCTCGATCCCAACAAGACGGTGTTCGAAAACGTCATGGAAGGCGTTGCCAAGAAAACCGAAATCCTCAATCGCTACAACGAATTGATGATGAACTATTCCGACGAGACGGCGGACGAGGGCGCCAAACTCCAGGATATCATCGACAGCCAGAATCTCTGGGATCTGGAAAGCCAGGTCGAGATGGCGATGGAAGCATTGTGCTGCCCGCCGCGCGATGCCGAAGTCACCAGCCTTTCCGGCGGTGAGCGCCGCCGTATCGCGCTTTGCCGCTTGCTTCTCTCGCAGCCGGACCTGCTGCTGCTCGACGAACCGACCAACCATCTCGACGCCGAGACCATCGCCTGGCTGGAAAAGCACCTGCGCGACTATCCGGGTGCCGTGATGATGATCACCCACGACCGTTACTTCCTCGACAATGTTACCGGCTGGATTCTCGAACTCGACCGCGGTCGTGGCATTCCCTACGAAGGCAATTATTCCGCTTATCTGCAGGCCAAAGCCAAGCGCATGCTGCAGGAAGCCCGGGAAGAAGCTGGCCGTCAGAAGGCAATCAGCCGCGAACAGGAATGGATCGCCTCCAGCCCCAAGGCCCGTCAAGCCAAGTCCAAGGCGCGTATCAACGCTTACGAACAGCTAGTCGATGCTGCCGAAAATCAGCGCCCCGGTGATGCGCAGATCATCATTCCGGTCAGCGAGCGTCTCGGCCAGGTGGTGATCGAGATGGAGGGCATCACCAAGGGCTTCGAAGGTCGCACGCTGGTCAACGATCTGTCGATCAAGCTGCCGCCGGGCGGCATCGTCGGCATCATCGGCCCGAACGGCGCCGGCAAGACGACCCTGTTCAAGATGATTACCGGGCAGGAAAAGCCGGATTCCGGCTCGATCCGCATCGGCGAGACAGTGCATCTCAGCTATGTCGACCAGAGCCGCGACGCGCTTGACGGCAATAAGACCGTATGGGAGGAAATCTCCGGCGGCGCCGAAATCATCAAGCTCGGCAAGTTCGACATGAACTCGCGCGCCTATTGCGGTGCCTTCAACTTCAAGGGCGGCGACCAGCAGCAGAAGGTCGGCAATCTCTCCGGCGGTCAGCGCAACCGCGTTCACTTGGCCAAGATGCTGAAGGCTGGCGGCAACGTGCTTCTGCTCGACGAACCGACCAACGACCTCGATACGGAAACGCTGGGGGCGCTGGAAAGCGCGCTCGAAAACTTCGCTGGCTGCGCCATCATCATCAGCCATGATCGCATGTTCCTCGACCGCCTGGCCACGCATATTCTGGCCTTTGAAGGCGAAGGCCATGTTGAATGGTTCGAAGGCAATTTCGAAGATTACGAGCAAGACAAGATCCGCCGCCTCGGCCCCGATGCTCTCAATCCGGGCAGCCAGGCGCACAAGCGCCTGACACGATAA
- a CDS encoding CaiB/BaiF CoA-transferase family protein produces the protein MTDNKTKKPPLSGIRVIELARVLAGPWAGQMLADLGADVIKVENPDGGDDTRQWGPPFVEGKDGKNLSAAYYHSANRGKRSVVADLKTEEGQALVRRLVITADVLIENFKLGGLVKYGLDYGSLRKINPKLVYCSITGFGQTGPYAGLAGYDYIVQGMSGFMSITGEPDGQPMKAGVAIADIFTGIYAVSAIEAALIHALKTGEGQLVDMALLDVQSAVLANQNMNYLISGKAPTRLGNAHPNISPYEVVPTADGYLILAVGNDGQFRRLCTILGIDEQANDERYATNKARVAHRHDVRAFISAKTLSWKKADLLKACEDNAVPAGAINTIEDMFADPQIEARGLRIDLEDAAGTVIPSVRTPVVLSETPLTYTRPSPRLGEHQEEVLAELAELEGRAKP, from the coding sequence ATGACCGATAATAAAACCAAGAAACCACCCCTTTCCGGCATTCGTGTCATCGAACTCGCCCGCGTTCTTGCCGGCCCCTGGGCAGGGCAGATGCTGGCCGATCTCGGCGCCGATGTCATTAAGGTCGAGAACCCGGATGGAGGCGACGATACGCGCCAATGGGGTCCGCCTTTCGTCGAAGGCAAGGATGGGAAAAACCTGTCCGCCGCCTATTACCACTCCGCCAATCGCGGCAAACGTTCCGTTGTCGCTGATCTGAAGACCGAAGAGGGCCAGGCCCTTGTTCGGCGGCTGGTCATAACCGCCGATGTGCTGATCGAGAATTTCAAGCTGGGCGGCCTCGTCAAATATGGACTCGACTACGGGAGCCTGCGGAAGATCAATCCAAAACTGGTCTATTGCTCGATCACCGGCTTCGGCCAGACCGGTCCCTATGCCGGTCTCGCAGGCTATGACTATATCGTCCAGGGCATGTCCGGCTTCATGTCGATTACCGGCGAGCCAGATGGGCAGCCGATGAAGGCGGGTGTCGCGATCGCCGATATCTTTACCGGAATCTATGCCGTCTCCGCGATCGAAGCAGCCCTCATCCATGCGCTGAAGACCGGCGAAGGTCAGCTTGTCGACATGGCGCTGCTCGACGTGCAATCCGCCGTGCTTGCCAATCAGAACATGAACTACCTGATCTCCGGCAAGGCTCCCACTCGCCTTGGCAATGCGCATCCCAATATCTCGCCCTATGAGGTCGTGCCGACGGCCGATGGCTACCTGATCCTTGCTGTCGGCAATGACGGGCAGTTCCGCCGCCTCTGCACGATTCTCGGCATCGACGAGCAGGCAAATGATGAGCGCTACGCAACCAACAAGGCGCGCGTCGCCCATCGCCACGACGTCCGCGCTTTCATCTCGGCGAAAACGCTTTCCTGGAAAAAGGCGGATCTGCTGAAAGCCTGCGAGGACAATGCCGTGCCGGCCGGCGCGATCAATACGATCGAAGACATGTTCGCCGACCCGCAGATTGAGGCTCGCGGCCTGCGGATCGACCTCGAGGATGCCGCAGGCACCGTCATCCCGAGCGTACGGACGCCGGTCGTCTTGTCGGAAACGCCGCTGACCTATACGCGGCCAAGCCCGCGCCTTGGTGAACATCAGGAGGAGGTTCTCGCCGAATTGGCGGAACTGGAAGGAAGGGCGAAACCATGA
- a CDS encoding TIGR01244 family sulfur transferase → MDIRPIDDEYSVSGQITLEDLDQIKAMGFNSIVCHRPDNESPDQTPFSVIEARAKELGLEIAHVPVGPMGVTEEAVQGMVDALDEFPRPMLGYCRSGARSTAIYQKTHHIRG, encoded by the coding sequence ATGGATATCCGCCCGATCGATGACGAATACTCGGTTTCCGGCCAGATCACCCTGGAGGATCTCGATCAGATCAAGGCCATGGGTTTCAACTCAATCGTCTGCCATCGTCCGGACAATGAGAGCCCGGATCAGACGCCGTTTTCTGTCATTGAAGCCCGCGCCAAGGAGCTTGGCCTTGAAATCGCGCATGTGCCCGTTGGGCCGATGGGTGTAACCGAAGAAGCCGTGCAGGGCATGGTCGACGCGCTCGACGAATTCCCGCGGCCGATGCTCGGCTATTGCCGTTCCGGCGCGCGCTCGACCGCGATCTATCAGAAGACGCATCATATCCGCGGCTGA
- a CDS encoding thiamine pyrophosphate-binding protein — MKRTGGQLIVEALKANGVQRISCVPGESFLAVLDALHDSDIDVLVCRQEGGAAMMADAWGRLTGEPGICMVTRGPGATNASAGLHIARQDSIPLILFIGQVQRDAREREAFQEVEFRRAFTEFAKWVGEIDDAARIPEFVTRAFAVATSGRPGPVVLTLPEDMLRDEVEAPHAKRYMPVAAHPGRSQIDDLHLRLIAAERPMVILGGTRWDEDAVANLRSFAERFKLPVGCSFRRQMLFDHLHPNYAGDVGIGINPALAKEIKEADLLILLGGRLSEMPSSGYTLVDIPYPHQQLVHIHPDPSELGRVYRPDLAICASPADFVVAIADLEAPAEPRWAERTERMHAAYLAWSKTPEKSPGAVHMGRIMDWIEANTAPDTVFTNGAGNYATWLHRFHRFRRFNTQAAPTSGSMGYGLPAAVAAKQLFPEREVICFAGDGCFMMHGQEFATAVQYHLPLIALVINNGMYGTIRMHQEREYPGRVSATALNNPDFAAFARAYGGHGETVKTTEEFGPAFERARASGRPAIIEIVLDPEAITPSRTLTEISQSKSR, encoded by the coding sequence ATGAAACGCACCGGCGGCCAGCTTATCGTCGAAGCCCTCAAGGCAAATGGCGTGCAGCGCATCTCCTGCGTTCCCGGCGAAAGCTTTCTGGCCGTGCTCGATGCGCTGCATGACAGCGACATCGATGTGCTGGTCTGCCGCCAGGAGGGCGGCGCGGCGATGATGGCGGACGCCTGGGGTCGGCTGACGGGTGAGCCCGGCATCTGCATGGTCACCCGCGGGCCGGGGGCGACCAATGCCTCGGCCGGCCTGCATATTGCCCGACAGGATTCGATCCCGCTAATCCTCTTCATCGGCCAGGTACAGCGCGATGCCCGCGAGCGCGAGGCCTTCCAGGAGGTGGAGTTCCGCCGCGCCTTCACCGAATTCGCCAAATGGGTCGGCGAGATCGACGATGCCGCCCGCATTCCGGAATTCGTCACCCGCGCCTTCGCGGTGGCCACTTCGGGCCGGCCCGGCCCCGTCGTGCTGACACTACCCGAGGACATGCTGCGCGACGAGGTCGAAGCCCCACATGCCAAGCGCTACATGCCGGTCGCTGCCCATCCCGGCCGCAGCCAGATCGATGATCTCCATTTGCGCCTGATCGCAGCGGAACGGCCAATGGTTATCCTCGGCGGCACGCGCTGGGACGAGGACGCGGTCGCTAACCTCCGGAGCTTCGCCGAACGCTTCAAGCTGCCCGTCGGCTGCTCCTTCCGTCGGCAAATGCTGTTCGATCATCTGCATCCGAATTATGCCGGCGATGTCGGTATCGGTATCAACCCCGCGCTGGCGAAGGAGATCAAGGAAGCCGACCTGCTGATCCTTCTCGGCGGACGCCTTTCCGAGATGCCATCGTCCGGCTACACACTGGTCGATATCCCCTACCCGCACCAACAACTCGTCCACATCCATCCCGATCCGTCGGAGCTCGGCCGGGTCTATCGTCCGGATCTGGCGATCTGCGCAAGCCCCGCCGACTTCGTGGTGGCAATCGCCGATCTCGAAGCACCGGCGGAACCGCGTTGGGCAGAGCGGACGGAGCGCATGCACGCGGCCTATCTCGCCTGGTCGAAAACGCCGGAAAAGAGCCCTGGTGCCGTGCATATGGGCCGGATCATGGATTGGATCGAGGCCAATACCGCGCCCGATACGGTCTTCACCAATGGTGCCGGCAATTACGCCACCTGGCTGCACCGCTTCCATCGTTTTCGCCGCTTCAACACTCAGGCGGCCCCGACTTCGGGCTCGATGGGTTATGGCTTGCCGGCCGCGGTTGCCGCCAAGCAGCTCTTTCCTGAGCGCGAGGTGATCTGCTTTGCAGGTGACGGCTGCTTCATGATGCACGGACAGGAATTCGCAACCGCCGTGCAATATCATCTGCCTTTGATTGCGCTGGTCATCAACAACGGCATGTATGGCACCATCCGCATGCACCAGGAGCGGGAATATCCCGGCCGCGTCAGCGCTACAGCATTGAACAATCCGGATTTCGCAGCCTTTGCCCGCGCCTACGGCGGCCATGGCGAAACGGTGAAGACTACCGAGGAATTCGGCCCAGCCTTTGAACGCGCCCGCGCCAGCGGCAGGCCGGCGATCATCGAAATCGTCCTCGATCCCGAGGCCATCACGCCCTCACGGACCCTGACGGAAATTTCGCAATCGAAAAGCCGATGA
- a CDS encoding DUF4432 family protein, protein MMDFAAAKGPKLTLDENSVLDIGACIVDGNNLAPGRAIPDDGDPRIDHSLEGFLFTCGPDHIRHPEPMSDAFEGKRYPLHGSVSSHPAKILWTRSENGNAECRADIDIVTAERRTARLERHWRIDGATGEVSLNDRVVNTSIEAMPVFLMYHMNIGGKWFDDGVRLSGQMLENGGFPWTFGEEKGGLFCVPATAKGEDWSEVCLGPIAAIGGKSLRVRFGTDTLPFLQVWRNQRAPAHVLGIEPVSHRLASRGELEEAGEFNILQPGEARSFALNFAFV, encoded by the coding sequence ATGATGGATTTCGCCGCAGCCAAGGGACCGAAGCTGACGCTGGATGAGAACTCCGTGCTGGACATCGGCGCCTGCATCGTCGACGGCAACAATCTTGCGCCCGGCCGCGCCATTCCGGATGATGGCGACCCGCGCATCGATCATTCGCTGGAGGGCTTTCTCTTTACCTGCGGTCCGGATCATATCCGCCATCCGGAGCCAATGTCTGACGCTTTCGAGGGCAAGCGCTATCCGCTGCACGGCTCTGTCTCCTCGCATCCCGCCAAGATCCTATGGACCCGATCCGAGAACGGCAATGCGGAGTGCCGCGCCGATATCGATATCGTCACCGCCGAACGCCGCACGGCACGGCTGGAGCGTCATTGGCGCATCGACGGCGCGACCGGCGAGGTTTCGCTTAACGACCGTGTCGTCAACACCAGCATCGAGGCGATGCCGGTCTTCCTGATGTATCACATGAATATTGGTGGCAAATGGTTCGATGACGGCGTGCGCCTCTCTGGCCAGATGCTGGAGAACGGCGGTTTCCCATGGACCTTCGGCGAGGAAAAGGGCGGTCTTTTCTGCGTGCCGGCGACGGCGAAGGGCGAGGATTGGTCCGAAGTGTGCCTCGGGCCGATCGCCGCCATTGGCGGCAAATCGCTGCGGGTTCGATTCGGCACGGATACGCTGCCGTTCCTGCAGGTCTGGCGCAACCAGCGCGCGCCGGCGCACGTCCTCGGAATCGAGCCCGTTTCGCATCGCCTGGCATCGCGCGGCGAGCTGGAGGAGGCGGGTGAATTCAATATTCTTCAGCCCGGGGAAGCCAGGAGTTTCGCACTCAACTTTGCCTTCGTCTGA
- the metF gene encoding methylenetetrahydrofolate reductase [NAD(P)H]: MPSKTENGQRGIRISFEFFPPKSDEAETQLWNTVADLAEWDADFVSVTYGAGGSTKAPTLSAVRRMIHETPFSTASHLTCVGATREETHRVIDDLLAAGTRRFVALRGDPPGGVGSAYQPHPGGYANAAELVLALRERGDFDISVSAYPEKHPESRDTAADIDMLKRKADNGANRALTQFFFDNDAFERYHDRVRAAGIKIPVVPGIMPIQNLTQLKRFAGACGTNIPSWLDERFDGLDEQADKRANVAADVAAEQIEDLVRRGIHEFHLYTMNRSPLVSAVLERLGIQRRADARAGAAA, translated from the coding sequence ATGCCTTCAAAGACTGAAAACGGCCAGCGTGGCATTCGTATTTCCTTCGAATTCTTCCCGCCGAAATCGGACGAAGCCGAGACGCAATTGTGGAACACGGTGGCTGATCTGGCCGAATGGGACGCGGATTTTGTCTCGGTTACCTATGGCGCGGGTGGTTCGACCAAGGCGCCGACATTGTCTGCCGTGCGTCGGATGATCCACGAGACGCCGTTCTCGACTGCTTCGCATCTGACCTGCGTGGGGGCAACGCGCGAGGAAACGCATCGTGTCATCGACGATTTGCTCGCCGCCGGCACCCGCCGTTTCGTGGCGTTGCGTGGCGACCCGCCGGGCGGGGTCGGCTCCGCCTACCAGCCGCATCCGGGCGGCTACGCCAATGCGGCCGAGCTGGTATTGGCACTACGCGAGCGCGGCGATTTCGATATTTCCGTCTCCGCCTATCCGGAGAAACATCCGGAGAGCCGTGATACAGCAGCCGATATCGACATGCTGAAGCGCAAGGCCGATAACGGCGCCAACAGGGCGCTGACCCAGTTCTTCTTCGACAATGACGCGTTTGAACGTTATCACGACCGCGTCCGTGCCGCCGGTATCAAGATTCCCGTCGTGCCGGGTATCATGCCGATCCAGAACTTGACGCAATTAAAGCGGTTTGCCGGCGCCTGCGGCACCAACATTCCTTCCTGGCTGGACGAGCGTTTTGACGGCTTGGACGAGCAGGCCGACAAGCGGGCCAATGTCGCTGCGGATGTCGCCGCGGAGCAGATCGAGGACCTGGTTCGTCGCGGCATTCATGAGTTTCATCTCTATACGATGAACCGCTCGCCGCTGGTCTCGGCCGTTCTTGAGCGATTGGGCATACAGCGCAGGGCAGATGCGCGTGCCGGCGCCGCCGCCTGA
- a CDS encoding DMT family transporter, with translation MNTSNGMNALTWSLLLALGLIWGGSFFFARIAVHYVPPFTLVFLRLSLAAIALHAYIAGRFAIYDLLRTHWRQFLLLGLINNAVPHALIFVGQTQMGAGLASILNATTPIWTVLIGNHFTTDERLTSAKLAGCLTGLAGTIVLLGPSVASGAEVPLWALLLPILAAISYGFAAIYAKRFKGMAPPVIAAGQLTCSAALILPMALLLDQPWTLATPPASALAAILGMALLSTAFAYILYFRIMALAGATNASLVTLLVPPSAILLGFLFLGERLGLTEIAGMLLIGTGLLILDGRLFARLRPNAGTGDL, from the coding sequence ATGAACACCAGCAATGGCATGAACGCACTGACCTGGAGCCTGCTGTTGGCGCTCGGCTTGATCTGGGGCGGTTCATTCTTCTTCGCCCGCATCGCCGTCCATTATGTGCCGCCGTTTACGCTGGTCTTCCTTCGCTTGTCGCTCGCGGCAATAGCGCTGCATGCCTACATTGCCGGTCGTTTCGCAATCTATGATTTGCTGCGAACCCATTGGCGGCAGTTCCTATTGCTGGGCTTGATCAACAACGCCGTGCCGCATGCGCTGATCTTCGTCGGTCAAACCCAGATGGGTGCGGGGCTCGCATCCATTCTGAACGCAACGACGCCGATCTGGACCGTATTGATCGGCAATCACTTCACCACCGACGAGCGGCTGACCTCCGCCAAGCTCGCCGGCTGCTTGACAGGGCTCGCCGGCACGATCGTGCTGCTCGGCCCAAGCGTGGCGAGTGGAGCCGAAGTTCCGCTCTGGGCGCTGCTGCTGCCAATCCTTGCCGCGATCTCCTACGGTTTCGCCGCGATCTATGCCAAGCGTTTCAAAGGCATGGCGCCGCCCGTTATCGCAGCAGGTCAACTGACCTGCTCCGCGGCGCTCATACTGCCGATGGCTCTTTTGCTGGATCAACCTTGGACATTGGCCACGCCACCAGCCAGCGCCCTCGCCGCCATTCTCGGCATGGCGCTGTTGTCGACGGCCTTCGCCTATATCCTCTATTTCCGCATCATGGCGCTCGCCGGCGCCACCAACGCCTCGCTGGTGACCCTGCTCGTACCGCCAAGCGCCATTCTCCTCGGCTTTCTCTTCCTCGGCGAACGCCTGGGACTGACGGAAATTGCCGGCATGCTGCTGATCGGCACAGGCCTGCTCATTCTCGACGGGCGGCTTTTCGCACGCCTGCGACCGAACGCGGGAACGGGTGACCTATAA
- a CDS encoding ribonuclease, which yields MKPWLQRFAVAVLTAVVMATSAVAEENSHGRTRFILAASWEPAFCATNQKKAECRNQSANNFDAKNFSLHGLWPMRQEYCDVSDDLKQSDRGRDWKDLPAVQLSAETKAALDKVMPGTQSGLERHEWIKHGSCTKLSADDYFGTAVGLINELNASAVRDLFAQNIGKTLDAETIKAAFDKSFGEGASGRVKMSCRQVGKVRVISELTIGLSEDAIQPSEGNEPRLEQLIQGAGSTSFGCDQGVVDAAGF from the coding sequence ATGAAGCCTTGGCTTCAAAGGTTTGCAGTTGCGGTTCTGACTGCGGTGGTGATGGCGACGAGTGCCGTGGCTGAGGAGAATAGCCATGGACGGACGCGCTTTATTCTGGCGGCGAGTTGGGAACCCGCGTTCTGCGCGACGAACCAAAAGAAGGCGGAATGCCGAAATCAATCAGCGAATAATTTTGACGCCAAGAACTTTTCACTACACGGCCTCTGGCCGATGCGGCAGGAATATTGCGACGTTTCCGATGATCTGAAGCAGTCCGATCGCGGCCGGGACTGGAAAGACCTGCCGGCTGTTCAACTCTCGGCGGAAACCAAGGCCGCGCTGGACAAAGTCATGCCCGGCACGCAATCCGGTCTGGAGCGGCATGAGTGGATCAAACACGGCAGTTGCACCAAGCTCAGCGCCGATGATTATTTCGGGACTGCGGTGGGGTTGATCAATGAACTCAATGCGTCCGCTGTGCGCGATCTTTTCGCGCAGAATATCGGCAAGACGCTCGATGCCGAAACCATCAAGGCTGCTTTCGACAAAAGTTTTGGCGAGGGCGCCAGTGGCCGCGTGAAGATGAGCTGCCGCCAAGTCGGCAAGGTGCGGGTGATCTCGGAACTGACGATCGGCTTGTCGGAAGACGCTATTCAGCCGTCGGAAGGAAACGAGCCGCGACTCGAGCAATTGATCCAGGGCGCCGGCAGCACATCGTTCGGCTGCGATCAGGGCGTGGTGGACGCAGCGGGTTTCTGA
- a CDS encoding RidA family protein: protein MSIKRIDAGARMSGAVIHGNTVYLAGQVGEGESVTDQCKSALAEVDRLLAAAGSNKSKILQTIIYLSDIAYFAEMNAAWEAWVDPANTPARATSEAKLAAPKYKVEFIVTAAID, encoded by the coding sequence ATGAGCATCAAGCGTATCGACGCCGGAGCCCGCATGAGCGGCGCTGTTATTCACGGCAACACCGTTTACCTCGCCGGCCAGGTTGGTGAAGGCGAAAGCGTCACGGATCAGTGCAAGTCGGCGCTGGCCGAAGTCGACCGCCTGCTGGCCGCCGCCGGAAGCAACAAGTCGAAGATTCTGCAGACGATCATCTACCTCTCCGACATCGCCTATTTCGCCGAAATGAACGCCGCCTGGGAAGCCTGGGTCGATCCGGCAAACACGCCAGCCCGCGCCACCAGCGAAGCTAAGCTCGCTGCGCCGAAATACAAGGTCGAGTTCATCGTCACCGCTGCGATCGACTGA
- a CDS encoding metalloregulator ArsR/SmtB family transcription factor: protein MTDLVKFGLDDLVDILKAAGEPTRLRLLALLAAGDLTVTDLTEILGQSQPRISRHLKLLGEAGLIDRYQEGAWAYFRLKQEGKAVVLVRTLLRHTAENDPVLLRDGERLSAVKRVRAERAQAYFSRNAAEWDELRRLHVADEDVDKALIDLIGPQQIDSFLDLGTGTGRMLQLLAGHYRRAVGIDASRDMLAVARANLDRSNITAASVRHGDIFNLPLEAQDFDLITIHQVLHFLDQPEIAINEAARMLRPGGRLVIIDLAPHGLEYLRDEHAHLRLGFSHQTISEWLKMAGLDVEQVQDLHSGKEGGQALTVTIWLARDPRLLIAAGQDRQSSPILAGRA, encoded by the coding sequence ATGACGGATCTCGTGAAATTCGGTTTGGATGATCTGGTGGACATACTGAAGGCGGCCGGCGAGCCGACGCGGTTACGTCTGCTGGCGCTTCTTGCGGCTGGCGATCTCACCGTGACGGATCTTACCGAAATTCTCGGCCAGTCGCAGCCCCGCATTTCCCGCCATCTGAAGCTGCTCGGCGAGGCCGGCCTGATCGACCGCTATCAGGAGGGTGCCTGGGCCTATTTCCGTCTGAAGCAGGAAGGCAAGGCGGTCGTCCTCGTGCGCACGCTTCTCCGCCACACGGCTGAAAACGATCCGGTGTTGCTGCGGGATGGCGAGCGGCTTTCTGCCGTCAAGCGTGTCCGTGCGGAACGGGCACAGGCCTATTTCAGCCGCAACGCTGCGGAATGGGACGAGCTTCGCCGACTGCATGTGGCCGACGAGGATGTCGACAAGGCGCTGATCGACTTGATTGGTCCGCAGCAGATCGACTCTTTCCTGGATCTAGGCACCGGCACGGGCCGTATGCTGCAATTGTTGGCGGGTCATTATCGCCGCGCGGTCGGCATCGACGCCAGCCGTGACATGTTGGCCGTGGCGCGCGCCAATCTCGACCGCTCAAACATCACCGCCGCTTCCGTGCGGCATGGCGACATTTTCAACCTGCCGCTCGAGGCGCAGGATTTCGACCTGATTACCATCCATCAGGTGCTGCATTTCCTCGACCAGCCGGAGATTGCCATTAACGAGGCGGCGCGAATGCTCAGGCCCGGCGGCCGGCTGGTGATCATCGATCTTGCGCCGCACGGGCTGGAATATCTACGCGACGAACATGCGCATCTGAGACTCGGTTTCTCGCATCAGACCATATCGGAATGGTTGAAAATGGCAGGGCTTGATGTCGAACAGGTGCAGGACCTTCATTCGGGGAAGGAAGGCGGTCAAGCGCTGACGGTCACGATCTGGCTGGCGCGCGACCCGCGGCTGCTGATCGCCGCCGGGCAGGATCGCCAATCGTCCCCCATTCTTGCCGGGAGAGCTTGA